The genomic region ataaatttaataatagagAACTAAGAAGTTTCTACTGAAATTTCATGCTCGTCATTCCATTACaaagataaatttaataatagagAAGTTTCTACTAATTTTCCTTCTATCATCACGGGCTTTTGCTTTAGGTCTAATCACAGTACTAATcacttttacattaaaaaagaaaaagtgcttttgctttaattttccaTAAGGTTGGCAGATTAATTATGACAGATATATAACAAAAGTAGTTGTATTAGTAGCATTACTCTTAGTTAGACTATGAATGATACTTAAAAGAGAAATGTTGTGtctaataatattttcacaacaattttttttagctaattGTTACtagtagataaaaaaataatttcattagtgggtttaaattaaaacaaataataacttGTCACATAAAATTCATTATGAAAACATTATAGACGTAACACTTTTCTACTTAAAGTTATAAAGTCATTCACCAGTTCCTCAAATGTTCATTACGGTGTTAGAGTTCAATGCAATTTCAGTAAttaataaatatgataaaattattgtaatgtATAAAAGTATgtcaatatttttctaaaagacaaacaaatgaaaaagaaaaaaagaaaaagaaaatggattaTCATGTGATGTGACAACTTATCATAGTAGAACTCTATCACAAtctaacttgaaaaaaaaaaatcaaaaaaattgtaatgttACTATTCAATATGACATgagttaacttttttttctttggtaaaaagaaaaaaacaaaaaaaggtgtACGAAGTGTAAAATATAGCTcttctttttcatattatttataCCGGATTCAGTCCATGGTTAAACtgcattcatttcaaaattttgtttgatctTGATCAAACTTCACAGTCCACAAATGATGGCAGTCCCTATATTTGAATTTGACTTGTCAACTGTAAGTCAGGCATACCATTCAATTATTTGGGTTTCATGAAGAAACCGCGTGTAAGCTTCATTAAGTAGTTGACCGTACTTTCTGGACATGATAAACAATTAGTGTAACTGTGAACTTAAACTTACGCCTATATATATTAAGCTACGACACTAGCTACCTAAACACATTTTGCTCCCAGATAAGATTTTGAACTCTCTGGCGAAGATAAtatatccttttcttttcttttttctttctgacATTAAGCAACAACACCCAGAATTAGCTAGCTAAACAAAGCACCCTGCAGCTCCCTCATAAGAATTTGAACTCTCTCACCAGGAAAATGAAGGTAATAATGAATACCACGCTGAGCAATTATTTACAAGTTCTGTTCCTTTTGTACTCCCAAGCATTTTTATGTCATTAATTGacatttctaaaatttattgcaGCAAAAGGTAGTGATCAGGGTCACCTTAAATAATGGCAAAAAGAATGCTCGGTCCAAGGCCATGCAGATTGCAGTTGGTCTACAAGGTACTCATTTTTATGTCTTTTATCTGATCATTGTTAAAATTGATTAGGAATTTAAAACTAATGAtcagattgtttttcttttgggtttttaaGGTGTGGAATCAGTCTCTCTACAAGGTGAGGACAGCAGTCAGATTGTTGTTGTCGGGGACAACATTGATTCAGTCATCTTGACATCTTTGCTGAGGAAGAAAGTTGGATTCGCTGAGTTAACGAGTGTCTCGCCAGTCAGTCCTGAGGGGGAAAAAGCAAAGCAAGAGGCCAAACCTAGCGAATCTGGAATACAATCAATGGTTTGGCCAACTTATCAAGCCGGTGTACCATATTATTATCAACCTGGTGCACCATATTATGCATATGAAGTCGCGGGTTACAACCAGAACTCTTGCAATATTATGTGACCTATGTGCAAGAATTATTTGATGCTAAAACTTAGGTAGAGTTTCTTTCTTAGGTGCTATAACTTAGATTCTACATATGGTTCCTGAGATTGAATTTGATTTAAGAATCAAAAGTAAGAGCACTTAAGTATAGAAAAGTGTGGATTGATTATTTATGGTTCTCATTCAatggaaaagagaaaattttgtcTTAAAGCATGATATGAAgtgataataaaattataaagaaagagTGCGGTATAAGAGATTATTTTCATGTAATGGGCATGtggttttttgttgaaatacATTTCTTCAATATAGCATTAATGAAAATTCTCTAAATTGAGCAATTGGTGGAAAATGGACCTCTAATTAAACCTCCAAGTTGACCTCAAAATATCTAATAAATTGGggataagagatctggggttccacttaactcaattgataaagtctctgatggttgaataagagatttggagttcaaCCCGCttctataccaaaaactaattagtgtctTCGTTTTATGATAAAAAGTATCATCAGAAGtagacgccataggttgaaactctctaaaaaaaactcGAGGATAAGGAGATCCAATTGTCATTCAATCCTAAGatatttactaaataaaatcaaagatcTCTTAAAACTTCTTTATAGGTAGGAcattttttacacaattttggattttgatcaTACTTATCTCGAAAAATAGACAAAGCCCAAAATCCATTATTATAGCCGTAAAATTGACATAATTCAGTCCACAAAACCAGCTAAACTCGGCTCATGAAGCCAGTCAACAAGATTAATTAACCCAGGCTcacaaaattcaataaaagCCAATTTCTCAAGATTGACACAAAACTAAGCCATGTTAAGGCCATATTAGGGATTTATCATCATAAAAGACCCAACACCACATAGTGCTTATTTTTCTTAGATGTCTGTTTGTGacccacttattttgctgaaactgaaaaacaTTTT from Castanea sativa cultivar Marrone di Chiusa Pesio chromosome 11, ASM4071231v1 harbors:
- the LOC142617914 gene encoding heavy metal-associated isoprenylated plant protein 16-like; translation: MKQKVVIRVTLNNGKKNARSKAMQIAVGLQGVESVSLQGEDSSQIVVVGDNIDSVILTSLLRKKVGFAELTSVSPVSPEGEKAKQEAKPSESGIQSMVWPTYQAGVPYYYQPGAPYYAYEVAGYNQNSCNIM